Proteins from a genomic interval of Medicago truncatula cultivar Jemalong A17 chromosome 3, MtrunA17r5.0-ANR, whole genome shotgun sequence:
- the LOC11432726 gene encoding rho GDP-dissociation inhibitor 1, whose translation MGSDDENKETGQTSEAGGEKDEHHEPLTRHTSESSVYATEEEEDEYGAKIQLGPMCTIKEHLEKDKDDESLRKWKEQLLGSVDVNNIGEILEPEVNFTSLSIISPGRDDIVLPIPEDGKPQGLWFTLKEGSPYRLKFNFVVSNNIVSGLKYTNTVWKTAVKVDSSKEMLGTFSPQPEPYTHEMPEEVTPSGIFARGQYSARTKFLDDDNKCYLEINYTFDIRKDWA comes from the exons ATGGGGTCTGATgatgaaaacaaagaaacagGACAAACTAGTGAGGCTGGTGGAGAAAAAGATGAACATCATGAGCCTCTTACCAGGCATACAAGTGAATCTTCTGTCTATGCAactgaagaggaagaagatgaatatggaGCAAAAATACAGCTAGGTCCTATGTGCACTATTAAAGAACACCTTGAGAAAGATAAG GACGATGAGAGTCTAAGGAAATGGAAGGAGCAGCTTCTTGGGAGTGTCGATGTCAACAACATTGGag AAATCCTTGAACCTGAAGTGAATTTTACAAGCCTTTCTATAATCTCTCCTGGTAGAGATGACATTGTTCTTCCCATTCCTGAAGATGGAAAACCACAGGGATTGTGGTTTACTCTTAAAGAAGGTAGTCCTTACCGTCTGAAATTCAACTTTGTTGTGAGCAATAACATTGTTTCTGGGTTAAAATACACCAATACTGTTTGGAAGACTGCTGTTAAGG TGGATAGCTCAAAAGAGATGCTTGGAACTTTCAGCCCTCAACCAGAGCCTTACACACATGAGATGCCAGAAGAAGTCACACCCTCTGGGATATTTGCTAGGGGACAATATTCTGCAAGAACAAAG TTTCTGGATGATGACAATAAGTGTTACTTGGAGATCAACTATACTTTTGATATTAGGAAGGATTGGGCTTGA